Genomic window (Phragmites australis chromosome 5, lpPhrAust1.1, whole genome shotgun sequence):
ACCCATCGGCAAAAGATGGAGCACGAGACTCCACATTCATAAAACCAGTACAATCAAGCATCAAATGGAGTGACTTCAGATAACCACGAGACCACAAGGCAAACTCCCATTCGATACATCAATGAACAATGAATCCAACTCTCTCAAAACAGCAGATAGACGGAATCTTAACTGCACCAGCACGAAATTCATTCAGAGGAATGGAATAGCACCTGTGAAGCAATTCCATACCAAGGCAACAGATAGCCACGTCGCGTACACACCCACAGTGTAATTGATGTATTCAAAATTCTTACAGCTTGAAACTGGAAAGTAAAAGATGATAGGAAAGTTAATGGAATATGTACGAACAAAGTTTATAGATCCCACCATGAACAGTTGCACAAATACATAAACATCATAGGATCTAAAGAGTACGCTCTTTAACACAACCGTTGAAAGTAGAGCAGGAGCACGGATTGCACCAGGTTAGAGATCAAGCCATTATCAGAAGAGAGTTCACCTTCTTATATGACATCCTGCTAGATTATATATTTGAGAATGCATTGAGAACCTGCAGAAGATTGATGCAGTGCAAATACCTCAACGCCCCCTTTCAAAATTAATGCGGGACCTCCCAGATCCCCCACCCTCGTAATCATTCCTCATCGAGGATCCAGCACTCGCCTTCATGGTTCCTCCGCCTCCAATCTTCTCCACAgctttctttcccttcttcACCTCAGTCAAGAACTGATCCAGACCAAAGGGATCGTTCTCCTCCTGCTTATCGAACTCCACAGGTCTATCTCGCTTGCCAGTCCTCTCTGAAGCACCAGTAAATCCCTTGTCAGGCTTGAACCTGTCAGTCTTCATAACCTTCTCCAACTGTTCGCTCGCATCACCATACACATCAGAATCACCATCCTTCTTAGGCCTGTAAAGCGTGGACATCGAGGACTGCGCTGTGAAGAGCCCCTTACTGTAGATGTTGTACTGATCATCTGTAGCAAACCCAGAGTCCATTCCCTTGTCCTGGTTGAACAGACGCTGATCATACATGACCTCCCCGCCTTTCGCACCACCGGTACTTGCCATGCCCAGAGCAATCTTCTCACTGACGTCACGGTCCCTGTCTCTTGtgatcttgctcttcttgcCCATTGCAGCATCTCTGGCCTCcagcctcctctccctctctctctcccgcctACGCTCCTCACGGATTCTATCACGCTCAATCCTAGCCTCCCTCTCTTCCCTGGTCTCCCTGCGCTGCTCACGTGGCTCACGTGGCTGCTCCATATCCGTATCTTCAAGGATAGCATCAACTGCGCCCCTACCATCACCAGCAAGCACAGCTGCTGGCGCAGGTGGGCCACCGGTCCTCTCCATGCGTGCCTTCTGTGCAAGAGCCCTAAGCTCTtgctccttcctctccttctccttcagCATCAGTTCCCTCTGCACCTTGGAGCGCATCTGTACTGCCTCCCTCGCCTTCTGCTCTGCCACATACAatgcttcagaaagctttgcaAAGTTATCATTAATTTGCACCTCCTGCAGACCCCTCCCATCAGCAGCCAACCTCTTATCAAGTGGAATTGTGTAACCCTTTGGATTTTTCCAATTTGAAATGCAGGGCGGAATCTTCCAATCCTGCTGATCCTTCACCGTAACTGGCCGTGGTGGCGAGTGCATCACTGGCACAGGTGGAGACCCAGACGCTCGGGGCACACGCTTGTGCTTgaactttggtggctcaagaggaTCAACCGCCACCTCCGACATCCTAACGATCCTCTCCTTGGCGCCTGAATTGAAAGCTGCTGATTGCTGGGACGGCTTATACTTGATAAACTTCGACTCTGAATCGTGCGTCGGCACATTCTTGGGCTGAGCAGCGGAGAGGCGGATGTTCACAACCTTCTCCAAGGCGGCTTTCGTCCGCTCGGTGGTTTCCTCGATCTGCTTCtgctcctcgtcgtcgccgaccGCCTGAGAATCGATCGTGGCGATCTTGGGCACGAGGTCGCTGTGCTTGGAGTAGACAATCTTGGAGGCGTTCTCGCCCTGCTTCACGACGGCGTCGAAGGCGACGCTGCCGTGCGCGTCGACGGTGAGCGCGAGGATCTTGGACCCGCCCTTCTCGTCGCGGCGGCCCATGCCGAGCGGGTACTGCGCGACGTGGATCTCCGGGAAGGCGCCGCCATCTCCGAAATCCTCAGGCCGGCGCGGCACAAATCCCGCCCGCTTCCCGTACGGAGGGACGGGCTTCGTCGCAGCCGCAGGCCTCTCGGTGGACGACTGCGCGGACTCGCCGCCGTACCGCTCCTTGAACCAGGGGTCGCTGCTGTGGTCGTAGAACATGGACGCCGACGTCTTGGGCACTGGGAGGAGCTCCTTGAGGGTCGCCATGGGCGGCGGCCGCGCGCATGTGGCGCGGAGCGGCAGacctagggttagggttccgtGAGTCGCCGGGTGGGGATCAGGGAACAAGCTAGGATTTGATTCTAATTTGGGGAAAGTGATAAGGGATGACGGGATGGGCTGTGCTTTTGTGGGCACGGAAGGgatggaagcaaattttataaaatattatttataaaaGATGTTTTATATTgtaataatatgtatttatttatttttttatttaattcagcTATTGTATTGTATATGATGTGAATAAAGTCGTACAAGAATTTTTTAGATAAgttttatagaatttgctttcgaAGAAAAATAATGCTAGGCCGAGTCGTTTCAAGGAAAAAGCTTcagtttttatattttaattttcaaatttagcaattttaaatatctattttaaaaaagcATGAATAGCTAATTGTCCTCCGTTGCAAGAATGATagcttaaaaataaaaataaaatattttattattctcaaaattaaaaatactatgtaaATGGTCATgaaaatttctttaaaaaattatgatgtAAAAGATATTATCATCTAGCTCTCACAGAAATttcaacttaaaaaattatttatacaataaaaaacaaaaaaaatagtttttagagATACTGAAATTCATAAGTACTCAAACGACTAAAATTGCTACTTTTTTAAAACGGGCGCCtacaatttttaattttgaaaacaaaagaaaacgaAACAAGGGAGGCTTTCCAAATTCCAAGTCGACCATGAAGCCGAGGTAGCTGAGCTGAACCGTACTATGATCAAGATAAACTGGACGCCAATGCTTGCGAGTTCTGGGCAGTAAATTCTGTTGTCATGGTCACATGATTGATAATACATTAGTACTAGTTGCCGATCGGTTAGACCATAGTGCGGACGCGACATGTTAAAATCTTGCATTTACACGATGAGTCGGTGGTACAGAACTTGAGtcgcaaaaataaaaataaaacaaaggaagagaaaaaaaatacaaaacttagaAATTACAAGACAAAACATGCGTGTTCTAATCTATATTAGCATCTCTCATCTACAATAATAGAAATTCATTCTTCTTCTTACTTCAGTTATACGTAATTCTTagatcataaaaaaataatatatatattagaaTTTTATAGGAGTCTTTCGATAAAAATCTCGTGTAACTTTCTTCCCACCCACATGGCTTGTGGTTGCCTGCCTGCCCATTTCCACCCTTCCCGCCAAAGAATAATCCGCTCTGCTGTCCCTGGCAGAAACCCGCGAATCCGCAACGCAGAACCCACAGTCCAAACGAAGGAGCAGATCGCCCAGCGCACACCTTGTCTCGTCAGTACGGCCCGGAGAAGAAAATCGACGACCTTCTTGTCTTTTCGATCGATTCTTAGCTTCAGGACCGTCCGGGACATTTTGGGGCCCGTTTCATTTTGACAACCTTAATGCTTACTCATCAAAACATAGATATCTATATTTCATATAATTTTCTGACGTGATAACCTATTTCGAACGTAAGAATTTAACAAGGATTTTGCAATCACAGATTGTTTTGAGTCTCGGAATCATGTGAAATTCTCGTGTTTGGCTAAAGTAAAAAAGGttataaaaaaaagttgagGCCTCCTCTGGAACAAGAGAATTTTTAATTTCGTAAGAGTTTTTAAGAATCGGTATAGATGCCTGACAACACTACAAAAATCCTACATTGCAACAAGCCTATAACTATTAATCTTAAAATATTGTATATAGCATAGCCATTATCTTTGATTAATATCTACTTAGTAGCTTCATCACTCTTTCTCCAAGATGAAAAAATCTTTTCAGGATAATAAGGGGGTGAAATTGGACTAAAATGTGACCATCAAATATATTAATGAGactaataatataatatattttttgggCCCTGAGCGCCCTGTGCGGGTGCTCACTGCTCAGCCCGCACACCCTGATTAATATCTTTTAGGGACGAGCCTGCTCCATGCGTGTCGTGTGAGCTGGGGCCGTGCTGCGCTGCGTCGTCGACCGGACGCCCTGCCTCCTCGCCCTGAACGACTCTAGATCTGTCTTTTCCATTGAttgatcccccccccccaacccctACCATCACCAGCAGAGATCTGGTCCTTCCGTGGCTCCAATTCTAGTTTCTATCGTTGGAGCCACGACTTCTTTGCATCTCTCTTACTGTTAGCTGCAGTAACACGCACTGACAGAGTACGAATTAATCCTACCCGCGTTTTACTTCATCAGTTGCTGCTGCACCTGCAGGTGAAGTTGGAAATTCGCTGCAAGATCCAGGGTGCAGCCATGGGAAAGGACCAGGCACAGAAGTTATATCCGCTGAATCGGCGAAGCCTGACAAATTTCAGAGCGCATGGTAGCCTGATAGGACACCGGCAACGGAGAGGTTGTCCGCGGAAGAAGCTGGGGCCGTACGTACGCCGTCCAAACACACAGTGTCGCTGTGGAGTACTATCACAGCGTCGCTGTCAGTATCGCTGAAAATATCGGTACACTGACTGAGCTGACGTGCTGAACTCATGACGCATGTGATGATATGAAGAGTACTATCACAGTGTAATCTGAATATGCCTCTGCGATTGCAACTCTCAAAGTCTTACTCTTACAGTTCCGCCCCTGCATCGCACGTGTTACAGACTTACAGAGATGTTTCACCTCTGAATCGATCGCTGAAggtcatatgaactgatcaagaACCGTACATATGGAAAATCGGGGCGCGACAATGAAGAACAGGTGTAGGTACCATGATCCAGCTGCAGGCTTGGCAGGGGCGAGCCGATCGATCGGGATTTAGGACAAGTTGATGCTCAGTGCTCGATTGGTAGGGCGACAAGGGTCATGATAAGCTACTCTAGTCAAGTCATGGAGCAGACCTAACCATCGCAGTATGTGCCTGATTGATCAATGATCATGGCTTGCAAGCTCAACAAGTGACTCAATGCAGGATGGGCCTGGATTCTGAGTCATTTTCCTTCTTGCATAATTGCAAGCTCATGTGCAGAATTTCTGAATTTCATTGGGATTTGCTTTTGTCCTGCAAGCGTCAAACAGGAGCTTGTACGCATGACGGGGCCAGAGTGTTGGATCGACAAACACTAGCTGTAAACTGTTCCGGACATTTGGCTGCGATTGTCGCTGAAATTATAGCCCCTCAGGCCCTCAGGCCTCAGTACAGGGGTGCCAATGGTATTCAACCGCTACAGACTGTACTGCAACATACAAGTACCTGGTATAGCTGATGTATGCACTCAAGTTATAAAGTGTACAAACAGGATCTAAGACGGGTAAAACTCTGGTCACAAAGAAAATTCTTATCACGGGCCACAATTCGCATATGCTAattcttgcttttttttctatttaaacTGACAACAAGCCGATTCACAAAACAAATAAGTCAATTTCCTACTATTAAACCGATGTAGATCAGTGGATCAGTGCAGCATACCATGATGGACAGCAGAAACAGACTAGGACAGAGGCAGGCCATGCACTGCTGGTAGAAAATAACTGCATCTGCAATACTGATAGGAAATAACTACAGCTTCAATCAACAATTGTACTTGGCACCATTGCTACGCGCAGGACCAGGGTTCCAAAAATACAAATTGCAGTTTTGGGGTTTAGAGTTTCCATTTATTAGCCAGTTAATGGTGATTTTCACAACCCTGCCCAGGTCAAGGGTGCAAAAGGATAAGTGATAAGATCCTCATGAATGCACCTCAGTGGTAAATGCggtcgagagagagaaaaagagtgaAGTGacacaatatttttaaaataagtgACAAAATGAACGATAGAGATTTTCAATATTGGTACAGTTGCAAGTTTTCACTATGTCTCCAGtgaataaaaaatatgcttGACCATGAGGTGCGCAGACATGGTAGGTGGATCTCAGTTTTGTTTACAGATGAACTTCATGTGCAAGTGTGCAAATGCATACACGCTGAAAAATCCAAGTAGACTAGTTTTCGGTGGCAAGAGGATTCTTTTAGGGGTTTTGCAAGCTGATCTAATGTTTATCAGCACCACTATTCATAGTTCCCACCAGCATTAATCCAAATAATATCCCCAATCAAATCCAATTTTAAGGGACAAGATCCCTTTATATTCCCCAATTTGATCACATAAAGTACTGACCTAGCTGTTGCAGACTTGAAACGAAGATCTTTTTTTAATCCATGGTTGTTTTAAAGCTTGTTTATGTTCTCCAGGTTTACAAATAGAATCGAGAGACAAAACAGAGTAGCAATCAAGGATAATAGTACAGTGGACATGATCaacaatggaaaaaaaatggaacaGCAAATTGCGCCAACAGACTGATAgctcatgataaaaaaataactcattTAATTCGATATCAAACGGTTCTATTCCCCTGCAGATCCGTTTTTGGATTATTTTCATTCATCAAACGTCCAATGCCCAAGGCAACGCTTGCCTAAAGTTCATTGCAATTGAAGGAGCAAAATGTACAAAATGGCACGAGAGAGCTCTCATCTCTACAACGTATGTAAATTCCTTACTCCTCTCTACCTACACCAGCATCCCTGGACCGCAAGGGCTTTGCATTTCCCTTACAGATGCAAATTGCATGAACTGGCTCACAGCACGCTGATTATTATTCGTTCTCTATGGACCAAGTAGTGCACATGCTTTGTAGTTCCTTTCAGCAACTACTTGACTACACCAAAATCCTTGAGTGACAAAACTAAATTAAGATGTTTGAACCAATCAAAAACTCCCAGAGTGGTGAGGAGCACACCTGAAGCATACCACAATTAAATTAGCCGTCTACTAATTCTTCTCCTCTTGCTTGTGGAAGAACTATGGTAATATGTTGAAGAAGATCCAAcagtagcatcatcgctctgtTGACTCAGACAGGCAACAGCATCCAACACACCAACGGGGCTTTGTGGCACGGAGGAAATTGATGATCCAGCAGACTTTAGGATAATGTTTCCCATAGTAATCTTCTCTTGAATCATTTCATAGCATCTTAAAACTCTCTCCTAAAACACATAAATGTTGTTTATTTAGGCTGATTCGGAAACAATTTGAGCAAGTGTTAATGGTAACTAAAACATGAATAACAGCATAAGCAACTTTGTATTTAGAGGTTACCATCTAATGATGAGTGTAAAATGGTTTAGTAGGAAAATTGAGCTGTGAAATATTACCTTGTTCAAATATTTGCAACTGGTAGCAGCTCTCTCGAGTACAGAACTTCTGCATTCCCCGACCGCGGCAAGAGCGACACTGGCAGCGATCTCTGAGGGTCTGAACACCACGAATTCAGGACCTGCAGACCAAATTCTCAAAATTTAGACACTGATTGCTGCCAAATTGACAAATTCTGACCAAAATCCTAATAAAAGTACCTTTAGCAGTGCTCAAGATAAGGTCAGAAGAGCGAGAGCGTGCGAGCATGGAGGGTGCACCATGATCACTCAATTTGTGAAGGAAGTAATCAATAAATGCGCATGCAGTTACAGCTTGCATCCTCCACTTTAAGGTGCTCAGCACCAGAAGCTCCATCCTTTTTATGGTCCTTCCCTCAAAAACAAACTTTACCTCAGCAACCTGCCACGCAAAATCTTCAATTACTTGATAGAAAAGAGACAAAAATTCACAAATTACACGCAGGCAAGTTATGACGACTCACCTGCAAGTCCAAGGGGAGTGGCACAAAAGTTTCCTCCATTTTCGAAGCCAAAGACAAGCAAGCCACTGCCAAGAGTTGTGTCATCCAAGCTTTGCCTTCCTGCCATGATTCGGATCTTCCTCACATCAACACTATGTAATTTGAATAGGATTGCTTCCGGTGATACTAAAAAAGCTAGACTTACAGGAAGTTCATACGTGGAGAGGAATCTATCGAGGTAGTTCACAGACAAGACTGCAGTCAACGGCGCGAAACTGTAATGATCAATGACCTATCcagcaaaaaaaattggagaTTCAGTGAGCTATGACGGCAATATACATTGAGGACGATACCGATGAGCAGCAATCAAATCAACAACCGCGATGAACTCCATAAAGGAGACAACTTTGCGAGAATACCGCACGTCACATATGGCATCTCACTAGTGACGCAAAAACAGATTTCCGTGGAGCAAGAGATCTCACCTTCCAAATCCAATCGACGGCGTCCCTCCTGACGGCGGCCAAATCCGGGCCcccatgccgccgccgcagtTTCTGGGGGTACTCCTCCTTTGGCATGTGCTCCGCCTCCCTCTCTACGAGCGCCGCAATACAGTCATCCGACTGCAAGGGGAAGTCCGACAGGAACCCCTCGACGGCGAACCCGACGGAGGTGTCACGTGGCGGCGTAGCGGCCGCCCAAGaactctcctccccctcctcgtcGAGGTCGAGAATGGCGGCGTTGTCCTCCGCGCACAGCAGCACGGAGGCGGCGCAGTCATAGCTCGGCACCATGCTTGACTTCCCCATACTTCCCAAAAATGCTACGGCAGAAATGTACGACTGGAATCACGAGCAATCAATACAGCAAAGCAACTCCGCAACCCCCTATTTCTCCACCCTTTTTCGCGAGCTGGTTGCTATTTTCTCTGGAttgctcctcctccccctccctttcctctcttcctcttcctcttcttgattttattcagatagataaaaaaaggtaatctttttttgcctttttttctaTTGTGTTCTTCTCAAGAGCAGAGAGAGGATtggagaggaagggagggggaggaagaagacggcCACTGTATAGTAGAAACAGGTAGCGAGACGAGTGGAGAGGAAGGGTTTATGTAGGGCGGCCGCACCTTCTTCCTAGTGAGCGGATGGGGGACGAGCCTGCGATTTCGGCGGGAGCCGGGGGTGTTGATGAAAAAACTGCCAGCGACTTCTTTGGGGGTTGTTTTGTTTTGGAATCTTCCTAGGATGGTCTTGGA
Coding sequences:
- the LOC133919845 gene encoding SNW/SKI-interacting protein A-like, with product MATLKELLPVPKTSASMFYDHSSDPWFKERYGGESAQSSTERPAAATKPVPPYGKRAGFVPRRPEDFGDGGAFPEIHVAQYPLGMGRRDEKGGSKILALTVDAHGSVAFDAVVKQGENASKIVYSKHSDLVPKIATIDSQAVGDDEEQKQIEETTERTKAALEKVVNIRLSAAQPKNVPTHDSESKFIKYKPSQQSAAFNSGAKERIVRMSEVAVDPLEPPKFKHKRVPRASGSPPVPVMHSPPRPVTVKDQQDWKIPPCISNWKNPKGYTIPLDKRLAADGRGLQEVQINDNFAKLSEALYVAEQKAREAVQMRSKVQRELMLKEKERKEQELRALAQKARMERTGGPPAPAAVLAGDGRGAVDAILEDTDMEQPREPREQRRETREEREARIERDRIREERRRERERERRLEARDAAMGKKSKITRDRDRDVSEKIALGMASTGGAKGGEVMYDQRLFNQDKGMDSGFATDDQYNIYSKGLFTAQSSMSTLYRPKKDGDSDVYGDASEQLEKVMKTDRFKPDKGFTGASERTGKRDRPVEFDKQEENDPFGLDQFLTEVKKGKKAVEKIGGGGTMKASAGSSMRNDYEGGGSGRSRINFERGR
- the LOC133919846 gene encoding cyclin-D3-1-like — protein: MGKSSMVPSYDCAASVLLCAEDNAAILDLDEEGEESSWAAATPPRDTSVGFAVEGFLSDFPLQSDDCIAALVEREAEHMPKEEYPQKLRRRHGGPDLAAVRRDAVDWIWKVIDHYSFAPLTAVLSVNYLDRFLSTYELPEGKAWMTQLLAVACLSLASKMEETFVPLPLDLQVAEVKFVFEGRTIKRMELLVLSTLKWRMQAVTACAFIDYFLHKLSDHGAPSMLARSRSSDLILSTAKGPEFVVFRPSEIAASVALAAVGECRSSVLERAATSCKYLNKERVLRCYEMIQEKITMGNIILKSAGSSISSVPQSPVGVLDAVACLSQQSDDATVGSSSTYYHSSSTSKRRRISRRLI